One genomic region from Thermoleptolyngbya sichuanensis A183 encodes:
- a CDS encoding tetratricopeptide repeat protein — MGWIAFRQSRLDEAAAHLQAAIQLDPQRAAAHCLLAQVWTAQGKPAVAEWQACANTADRTIPEENTWYTQAQSALQRRGS; from the coding sequence TTGGGATGGATTGCGTTCAGACAGAGCCGTCTCGATGAAGCGGCTGCCCATCTGCAAGCGGCGATTCAGCTTGACCCCCAACGGGCCGCTGCTCACTGCCTGCTGGCTCAGGTGTGGACGGCTCAGGGCAAACCTGCGGTGGCAGAATGGCAAGCCTGCGCTAACACCGCAGACCGCACCATTCCCGAAGAAAACACCTGGTATACGCAGGCTCAGTCTGCCCTACAGCGGCGAGGTTCCTAG
- a CDS encoding NF041680 family putative transposase, protein MIFNELQQFRQTLYASLGNARDALFDLMDAVLVSACIVSFVRLSQSPVFRRQWSSTYEALRDSRLPRSKVLKLLVQQIPTQQQPLLAGDASRWNRPAARRLKDRTLSGRTGHAPIAGQNYSTLAWIAEDRGSWALPLRHERITSFETPASKAAFQLKQVTRQLAVRPLAIYDRGYGNASFVNQTAGIEADLLLRVTSNRCVYGAPPAYRGRGAPAKHGHKMKLNDPDTWSVPVETVEVDDPNWGRVRVSRWSAYHFRKSPKRAMEVLRVEVLETQSSTRRLAPLWLVWLGEQMPPLETLWLHYLRRFAIEHWYRFAKQRLYWTHPQFSSVSATEQWSSLMPLLSWQLWLARKDCTDHPLPWQAPQETLTPGRVAQAFAGILAAIGTPAPAPKPRGKSPGRGKGHKPTPRPCYPMVKKRASKRKTSEQSLNSPVATAA, encoded by the coding sequence ATGATTTTCAACGAACTTCAGCAATTTCGCCAAACGTTGTATGCCAGCTTGGGAAACGCCAGAGATGCCCTGTTTGATCTGATGGATGCCGTGTTAGTGAGTGCGTGCATCGTGTCGTTTGTGAGGCTATCGCAGAGTCCTGTCTTTCGTCGCCAGTGGTCGAGCACCTATGAAGCGTTGCGCGATAGCCGCCTACCCCGATCAAAGGTGCTGAAGCTGTTGGTGCAGCAGATACCGACTCAGCAGCAACCGTTGTTGGCAGGTGATGCGAGTCGGTGGAACCGTCCTGCTGCCAGGCGTTTGAAAGACCGCACCTTATCAGGCAGAACAGGACATGCCCCGATAGCCGGACAAAACTACAGTACCTTAGCCTGGATTGCTGAAGACAGGGGCAGTTGGGCATTACCATTGCGGCATGAGCGCATCACCAGCTTTGAAACACCCGCCAGTAAAGCGGCATTCCAACTCAAACAAGTGACTCGGCAGTTAGCGGTGCGTCCGTTGGCGATCTACGACCGAGGGTACGGCAATGCCAGTTTTGTCAACCAAACGGCAGGGATTGAGGCAGACTTGCTGCTGCGGGTTACATCCAATCGATGTGTCTATGGCGCGCCCCCAGCGTATCGTGGGCGAGGCGCACCTGCCAAGCATGGACATAAGATGAAACTCAATGACCCTGACACTTGGAGTGTCCCGGTCGAAACCGTTGAAGTCGATGATCCCAACTGGGGACGAGTGCGGGTCAGTCGTTGGAGTGCATACCATTTCCGCAAATCCCCCAAACGGGCAATGGAAGTGTTGCGCGTGGAGGTGCTGGAGACACAGAGCAGCACGCGACGCTTGGCTCCTTTGTGGTTAGTTTGGCTGGGTGAGCAGATGCCTCCGTTAGAAACCCTGTGGTTGCACTACCTCCGTCGCTTTGCCATTGAACACTGGTATCGCTTTGCCAAGCAGAGGCTATATTGGACACATCCCCAGTTCAGTTCTGTATCGGCAACCGAACAGTGGAGCAGCCTGATGCCGTTGCTCAGTTGGCAGTTGTGGTTAGCGCGAAAGGACTGTACTGACCACCCCTTGCCCTGGCAGGCACCGCAAGAAACGTTGACTCCGGGTCGGGTCGCACAAGCGTTTGCAGGCATTTTGGCAGCGATTGGCACCCCTGCTCCTGCGCCTAAACCTCGTGGTAAATCGCCAGGACGAGGCAAGGGGCACAAGCCAACTCCTCGTCCCTGCTATCCGATGGTCAAAAAACGAGCCTCGAAACGCAAGACATCCGAACAATCCCTGAACAGTCCGGTTGCAACAGCAGCTTAA